A single Pedobacter sp. PACM 27299 DNA region contains:
- a CDS encoding site-specific integrase, with protein MKSNQTLTILFWHRKSKKDANGLAPIICRISIDGMEEELSTGRKAHVDNWDNATKRVISGQHAKMTNSLINRMQVDLERYFTVLQSNFDVVSPLKLKNVYRNLPHDHRKGQTANTTKKKISLLELADLQIKEFSDLVKKKLRSSETLKQWKATKNKIAEFLLYQYKINDMELIDINYCFAQDFLTFLTVKRSPVLGEAAAIKQIKSTKQLLKLAETNGWISKNPIEKFRCGADEPEIRPLEISEVENIWHHKLTIERLDKVRDAFIFQCFTGFAYQDIYNLSPLHIVTVGTAHDKWLIKERGKTKVTEMVPILPIVEQIIKKYSTDPYCKINNRLIPVNSNYRYNCYLKELSDICGLSRELNSHLARHTFADIMLNILDFPLEDVSKMLGHKNVRTTQRYARVKKSRIAKKMHAAKEILFDSNGLLRGKMKVGSFIKI; from the coding sequence ATGAAAAGCAACCAAACATTAACCATTTTATTCTGGCACCGTAAATCAAAGAAAGATGCTAACGGCCTTGCCCCTATTATTTGCAGGATATCAATTGATGGAATGGAAGAAGAATTATCCACTGGTAGGAAAGCACATGTTGACAACTGGGATAACGCAACCAAAAGAGTAATATCAGGGCAGCACGCTAAAATGACTAATTCCTTAATCAATCGTATGCAAGTTGATTTAGAAAGGTATTTTACTGTACTACAATCTAACTTTGATGTTGTCTCTCCATTAAAACTAAAAAATGTCTATAGGAACCTGCCACATGACCATAGAAAAGGGCAAACCGCAAATACCACTAAGAAAAAGATAAGTCTATTGGAACTTGCTGATCTTCAGATTAAAGAGTTTTCTGATTTGGTAAAGAAAAAGCTGAGATCATCCGAAACATTAAAACAATGGAAAGCAACAAAAAACAAGATTGCAGAATTTCTTTTATACCAGTATAAAATTAATGATATGGAACTTATTGATATTAACTATTGCTTTGCACAGGATTTTTTAACCTTCCTGACTGTTAAGAGAAGTCCAGTACTTGGGGAGGCTGCTGCGATTAAGCAAATCAAGAGTACCAAACAGCTACTTAAACTTGCTGAAACAAATGGCTGGATATCTAAGAACCCAATTGAAAAATTCAGGTGTGGTGCTGATGAACCTGAAATTCGACCATTGGAAATATCAGAAGTTGAAAATATTTGGCATCATAAACTTACGATTGAAAGGCTTGATAAAGTGAGAGATGCATTTATATTTCAATGTTTTACCGGATTTGCTTATCAGGACATATATAATTTATCTCCGCTGCATATTGTGACCGTTGGCACCGCACATGATAAATGGCTCATTAAAGAGCGTGGGAAAACGAAAGTTACAGAAATGGTGCCTATTCTGCCCATCGTTGAACAGATCATTAAAAAATACAGTACCGACCCCTACTGTAAAATCAACAACCGTTTGATCCCTGTAAATAGCAACTATCGCTACAATTGCTATCTTAAAGAGCTATCTGATATTTGCGGCTTATCAAGAGAATTAAATAGTCATTTGGCAAGGCATACTTTCGCCGACATCATGCTAAACATTCTAGATTTCCCATTAGAGGATGTAAGTAAAATGTTAGGACATAAGAATGTCAGAACAACCCAAAGGTACGCAAGAGTCAAAAAAAGTAGAATAGCGAAGAAAATGCATGCAGCTAAAGAAATTCTGTTTGATTCTAACGGCCTACTGAGAGGAAAAATGAAAGTAGGATCATTTATTAAAATATAA
- the map gene encoding type I methionyl aminopeptidase, which translates to MSMYKTDEEVEIQRESCLLVSATITEVAKILKPGITTLSLDVMAEQFIRDNGGNPTCKGYHGFPYSLCISINEQVVHGFPSEYIIKEGDVVSIDTVVDKNGFHGDHAYTFIMGEVAQEVLDLVRITKESLYVGIKQAVAGNRTGDIGYAIEQYTNGKHGYGVVREMVGHGVGREMHEDPQVPNYGRKGSGKKLIENMVLAIEPMITMGSRQIFTEEDGWTISTEDGLPAVHFEHNVCVKKGTPIILSNYAPIEAAEKANTNLNSSYYN; encoded by the coding sequence ATGAGTATGTATAAGACGGATGAGGAAGTTGAGATTCAACGTGAAAGTTGTTTATTGGTAAGTGCTACAATTACAGAGGTGGCTAAGATTCTTAAACCCGGGATCACTACGTTGTCGCTTGATGTAATGGCAGAGCAGTTTATCAGAGACAATGGTGGAAATCCAACCTGTAAAGGTTATCACGGTTTCCCTTACAGCCTTTGTATTTCTATAAATGAGCAGGTTGTTCATGGTTTTCCGAGTGAATATATTATAAAAGAAGGTGACGTAGTTTCTATTGATACTGTGGTGGATAAGAATGGTTTTCATGGTGACCATGCCTATACTTTTATTATGGGTGAAGTAGCGCAAGAAGTGCTTGACTTGGTGAGAATTACCAAAGAATCACTGTATGTTGGGATAAAACAAGCAGTAGCGGGCAACCGTACTGGTGATATCGGTTATGCTATTGAGCAGTATACAAATGGAAAACATGGTTATGGCGTAGTACGCGAGATGGTAGGCCATGGGGTAGGCAGAGAAATGCATGAAGATCCTCAGGTGCCAAATTACGGCAGAAAAGGAAGCGGTAAAAAGCTAATTGAAAACATGGTATTGGCAATTGAGCCGATGATTACTATGGGAAGTCGTCAAATCTTTACAGAAGAGGACGGCTGGACGATTTCTACGGAGGATGGTTTACCAGCAGTTCATTTCGAACACAATGTGTGTGTGAAAAAGGGTACTCCAATTATCCTTTCCAACTATGCCCCAATTGAAGCTGCAGAAAAAGCAAATACAAATCTAAATAGCAGCTATTACAACTAG
- a CDS encoding sigma-70 family RNA polymerase sigma factor, translated as MYWDKVYAVCYNNIREIEPAKEMVQDIFKSLWERRAELELENVSNYLIRSAKFKTFEYIRNKVSREKHICIKYQDCTHSTNCTEEHINYNNLKESVNLLVDTLPCQCKKVYRMSREQGMSNKEIAIALFISERAVEYHITKSLTVLRQRLSNYSE; from the coding sequence ATGTATTGGGACAAGGTTTACGCCGTATGTTACAATAACATCAGAGAGATTGAACCGGCAAAAGAAATGGTTCAGGATATATTTAAATCACTGTGGGAGAGAAGAGCGGAGCTCGAACTCGAAAATGTCAGCAATTATCTGATTCGCTCTGCAAAATTCAAAACCTTTGAATACATCCGAAACAAAGTGAGCCGTGAAAAGCACATCTGTATCAAATACCAGGATTGTACGCATTCCACGAATTGCACAGAAGAGCACATCAACTACAACAACCTTAAGGAAAGCGTCAATCTTCTCGTCGATACCCTCCCTTGTCAATGTAAAAAAGTATACCGGATGAGCAGGGAGCAAGGGATGAGTAACAAGGAAATTGCCATTGCCTTATTCATCAGCGAACGGGCTGTAGAATACCACATTACCAAAAGTTTGACTGTCCTCAGACAACGTCTTTCCAATTATTCTGAATAA